CGATCTCCGCCTTGAGCAGTTGCATCGCCGCGCCGTAGCCCGGCTTGAACAGGTAGTCGAGGATGTCGCTGCGCTGCGGCTCCGGGTAGTCGATGAGAAGTCTGCTGTTTCCGCCTCCGCCGCTCACCGCGCCGACCCCGTCGAACGCGCGTCCGCCGGATCCGCCGTTGATGGTGATGGCGGTCGCCGCCTGGGCCGGGGAGGCGGACGCGGTCAGTACGGCACTCGCTGCCAGGACCGATGCTGCCACAGCCGACATCACCGCCCGCCACGACCGTCGTGGACGACTTACTGTACCGAACATCGATCCGCCTCCCGATCACAGTCAATCGATTTACATCGATATCCAAGACATCACATGTTAACGTTCACACAACATGCCCGTCAACGGACCCACCGCTGGCTGGCCGCGCCGGTGCAGTCCTGGATCTGGGTTCGCGTGCCATTGGCCGTACCGTTGCCGGCCACGTCCAGGCACCGTCCCGAACCGACCCCGGTGATCGTGCCGTCGGCGTTGAGCCGCCACTTCTGGTTGGACTGCCCGTTGCAGTCCCAGATGATCACCGGGCTGCCGTTGGCGGTGGCGGCGCCGCTGACGTCGAGACACTTGCCGCCGAAGACCCGCAACTCCTGCGCCGAGGTCGCGGTCCAGCTCTGGTTGCTCTGGCCGTGGCAGTCCCAGATGATCGCCGCGGCGCCGTTGGTCTGCGAGGCACCGTTGACGTCCAGGCACCGGCCGGCGGAAACGTTGCGAACGGCCGAGGTGCCACCCGGCGGCGGGGTGGTCGGGCTCGCGGTCGGCGTGGGCGTCGGCCCGCTACCGTCGAACTGGGTGAAGAACCGCCACACCTCGGTCTTGGTCCAGGTCCGGACGCCGCTGTCGCCGCCGCCGTCGACCGGGCCGGGCGTGTGACCGCCGTCGAACGCGGCCCAGACCACCGGGTAACCGGCGCGGCAGCCGGAGTAGGTGGTGGTGACGTGGGTCAGACTGCCCGCCCTCGGCTCGGGCGGGTTCTGCGCGACGCACCCGTTGGCGCGCACGAACGTGTCCCGCAGGGACCGCCCGGCGGAAATGTTGAGCACCGGGTCGCCGATGCCGTGGATCCCCATGTACGCGATCGGCTGCGTGCCGCCGGAGCACCCGCTGAGCTGCCCGCCGGAATAGACCGCGACGGCGCGGAAGACGTTGGCCCGAGAACACGCCAGGTTGTAGCTCATGCCGCCGCCGTAGCTGAAGCCGAGCGCGAACCGCTGCGTCGTGTCCACGCACAGGTCCGCCTCGATCAGCCTGATCATGTCGTCGACGAAGACGGTGTCCTGACCGCCGGGGTTGGCCCAGCCGTTGTTGTTGCCCTGGGGCGCGACGAAGATGGTGCTGTTGTTCGCCTGCTGCCGCAGTCCGTAGTAGGACCACGCCTCCCGGTCCGCGCCGCCGGAGTCGACGTCGTTCGCGGTGCCGCCGTTCCAGTGGAACCCGAAGATCAGCCGGTAGGCGTGGTTCCGGTCGTAGTTGTCGGGGATCCGGAGGATGAAGCTGCGGTTCTGACCGCTGCTCTGGATCGACCGCTGGCCGCTCGTCAGCGTGGGCGCCTTCCCGCACCCGGCGGTCGCCGCGTCCGCGCCGACCGTCGCGGCCGACGCGGTTCCGCCCGCCCCGCCGGCCACTGTCGCCCCGGCCACCGCCGCGACCAGGATCGCGACGGCCGCGACGGGCCCGAAGATGGATCTGCGTAATGCCATGTTGCGGCTCCTTCGCCATCGGGGAAAGGACCGGCTCGGGTACGGGGAGCTGCGACACGCACCACTCCTGGGTGCGTACGCCGGACCCGGCACGGTCGACTCAGTTGCCCGGACTCCGCCGTTGGCCCGCCTGCCCGGGCAGGACCAGCCGGCCGTCGTGGCGTCGGCGGGGACCGCCTCCGCGGCACGCGATCCGAACCGACCGCCGCCCCGCTGGAACGCCCGCAGCACGACGTCGAACCGATTCGGCCGAACCCTAGGACGGGCAGTGAAATATGTCAATGCCATGTCCGGCAGGTTGCGGCCCGCCTCCGCCACACCCCGACCGCCGCCGAGCGGTCCAGGTGATCACGCAGGTAGGCTCGTCCTGCCGCAGCCCGCGCCGCTCCAAGGGGAAGCCACCAGGTGAGCACCCACTCGACCTTGTTGTTCGTGCTCGCCGCCGTCGCGGTGATCGTCGCCGTCCGGTGGGTGGCGGGCCGGACCGGCCTGCCGGCGGCGGCGCTCCTGCCACTCATCGGCATCGCGTACGCGCTGCTCCCCGGCCCCAACATCGGCCTCGATCCCGACCTCGTGCTCATGGTCGTGCTGCCGCCGTTGCTCTACAGCGCCGCGCTCGACTCCTCGCTGCTGGACATCCGCCGGAACCTCCGCATCGTGGTCAGCCTCTCCGTGGTGCTTGTGCTCCTCACCGGCCTGGTCGTCGGCGTCGGGTTCCACCTGTTCGTCGCCGGGGCGACGCTGGCCGCCGGGGTCGCGGTCGGCGCCGCCGTCGCCCCGCCCGACCCGGTGGCCGCCCTGGCCGTGGGTCGCCGGGTCAACCTGCCGCCGAAGATGGTCACGATCATCCAGGGCGAGGGGCTGCTGAACGACGCCACCGCCCTGACGATGCTCAGCGTCGCGGTGGCCGCCGCCGTGGGCGGGCAGTTCTCCTTCCACGCCGCCGTCGGGCAGTTCGTGCTGGCCGCAGCCGGCGGGGTCGCGGTCGGGGCGGCCGTCGCCTGGGCGAAGCGGCTGGCGCGACCGCTCACCGCCGATCCGCTGCTGTCGAACGCGATCTCGCTCGCGACACCGTTCGTGGCCTATCTGCTGGGCGAGGAACTGGGCGTCTCCGGAGTGCTCGCCGTGGTGGTCGCCGGGCTGATCGTCGGCCACCAGACGCCCCAGTTCGGGTCCGGGGCCGCCCGGCTCCAGACCAACGCGGTGTGGCGGCTCGTCGACTTCCTCCTCGAAGGCTTCGTCTTCCTGCTGATCGGCCAGCAGCTACCCGAGGTCGTTCGGGGCCTGCGTCACTACGACACGTCGACGATCCTCACCGCCGTCGCGGTGTCGGTCGGCGTGGTGCTGCTCCTGCGTCCCACCTGGCTGGCGCTGACCCAGTCGCTCCCCCGGTCGCTGCACACCCGGCTGGGTGGCGTGTCCGAGCAGGACGACACCGACGACACCGGCGAGCCCGGAAGCGCCCGGCAGGTCGCCCGCGCCGACCGCAACGAACGGCGGCTGACCTCCCGCGAGGTGGTGGCGCTGAGCTGGTCGGGCACGCGCGGCGTCATCAGCCTGGCCGCGATCTTCACGCTGCCCCTCACCACCGACGACG
The genomic region above belongs to Micromonospora sp. WMMD1128 and contains:
- a CDS encoding ricin-type beta-trefoil lectin domain protein; this encodes MALRRSIFGPVAAVAILVAAVAGATVAGGAGGTASAATVGADAATAGCGKAPTLTSGQRSIQSSGQNRSFILRIPDNYDRNHAYRLIFGFHWNGGTANDVDSGGADREAWSYYGLRQQANNSTIFVAPQGNNNGWANPGGQDTVFVDDMIRLIEADLCVDTTQRFALGFSYGGGMSYNLACSRANVFRAVAVYSGGQLSGCSGGTQPIAYMGIHGIGDPVLNISAGRSLRDTFVRANGCVAQNPPEPRAGSLTHVTTTYSGCRAGYPVVWAAFDGGHTPGPVDGGGDSGVRTWTKTEVWRFFTQFDGSGPTPTPTASPTTPPPGGTSAVRNVSAGRCLDVNGASQTNGAAAIIWDCHGQSNQSWTATSAQELRVFGGKCLDVSGAATANGSPVIIWDCNGQSNQKWRLNADGTITGVGSGRCLDVAGNGTANGTRTQIQDCTGAASQRWVR
- a CDS encoding cation:proton antiporter, which encodes MSTHSTLLFVLAAVAVIVAVRWVAGRTGLPAAALLPLIGIAYALLPGPNIGLDPDLVLMVVLPPLLYSAALDSSLLDIRRNLRIVVSLSVVLVLLTGLVVGVGFHLFVAGATLAAGVAVGAAVAPPDPVAALAVGRRVNLPPKMVTIIQGEGLLNDATALTMLSVAVAAAVGGQFSFHAAVGQFVLAAAGGVAVGAAVAWAKRLARPLTADPLLSNAISLATPFVAYLLGEELGVSGVLAVVVAGLIVGHQTPQFGSGAARLQTNAVWRLVDFLLEGFVFLLIGQQLPEVVRGLRHYDTSTILTAVAVSVGVVLLLRPTWLALTQSLPRSLHTRLGGVSEQDDTDDTGEPGSARQVARADRNERRLTSREVVALSWSGTRGVISLAAIFTLPLTTDDGSPFPDRDLLLFCTFMVVLVTLVGQGMTFAPLVRMLGLRANAADQARVRNEARSAAVEAALARLDEVAADEPDSVVAVNTIRTQLLARLARYRGRLDLLQQSGSAEMPTSHEYETALRVRRTTIDAQREELVRWRDSGRLPDEELRVLERELDHEELLLPKRRG